A single Drechmeria coniospora strain ARSEF 6962 chromosome 03, whole genome shotgun sequence DNA region contains:
- a CDS encoding ubiquitin-protein ligase, translating to MRVPTVWLILLARAATVLGTNAQYYHETHGGERNARGHKDHALGPKADVVHEPSQPVVEQPGAHHVELALAELRKIPRPSYQRKRRPASVIGSALRYISKVMPTGPGGAPSSSKSSKISGPLLNAVQLLDMAAYVNNSDALSLLAELNFFANFNHPRNLEAAFKYYQQLATIHGNTTAQYMLGLYHSTGIGGVVPRNQALALVYYTFAAVRGNTKAEMATAFRHHNGIGASKSCESAVKYYKRVADKAIRWYRSGPPGGMSWVHQGWRIADDDGGIYGEGASASSSGINSRKTVPHSDAHAAIGDVIEYLDLVSQKGDSKASYNLGRIYYEGQRGLDKDFDLARKYFFLVASRFWKKDNRIAETYTKEVEKMAAKAAGYIGRMYLRGDGMVQNFERAKIWFERGISRGDAQSQYGRGLMLLSGYGGKGNVKLAMEYFAAAANQDYAPAQVQMGKLYLDQGEAEDVRIANNQFELAARHGNIEANYYLAEMVHHGVGREKLCGVALSYYKTVAEKAEPLVSSWADANDAYESEDHELALLQYLMAAEQGYERAQTNVAFMLDTAQSKLPSILKWFRKGKSSLMDNPGLALIYWTRSSRQSNIDSMVKMGDYYYYGIGAGRDVGKAVQCYTGASDFSQSAQALFNLGWMHENGIGLTQDFHLAKRYYDHALEVNEEAYLPVTLSLLKLRIRSAWNTITHGPVHSIQDEPRTSKDWSLAEWIANFLDNDNLYYDDEEYQEKSFDSTIGDGEEGFDDDGGLLESFLIIGITMALVFLLWWRQRMQQAQAQAEEGRRWNQGQPHPAQGNRGDGGADFRAWAAGGLGL from the exons ATGAGGGTTCCGACCGTCTGGCTGATCC TGCTCGCGCGGGCCGCTACTGTACTCGGCACCAACGCACAGTATTATCACGAGACGCATGGAGGTGAAAGAAATGCTCGTGGTCACAAGGATCATGCCCTTGGCCCGAAAGCGGACGTTGTCCACGAACCGAGCCAGCCGGTGGTTGAGCAGCCAG GTGCTCATCatgtcgagctcgccctcgcggAGTTGCGTAAGATCCCTCGGCCGTCCTACCAGCGAAAACGCCGGCCAGCCAGCGTCATAGGATCCGCGCTTCGGTACATTTCCAAAGTCATGCCGACCGGCCCCGGCGGCGCTCCGTCCTCGAGCAAGTCTTCCAAGATCAGCGGCCCTCTTCTGAACGCGGTGCAGCTTCTGGACATGGCAGCTTACGTGAACAACTCCGACGCCCTCTCCCTCCTGGCCGAGTTGAATTTCTTCGCCAACTTCAACCACCCGCGCAACCTCGAGGCGGCCTTCAAATACTACCAACAACTGGCCACCATCCACGGCAACACGACGGCGCAGTACATGCTGGGCCTGTATCATTccaccggcatcggcggtgTTGTTCCCCGGAACCAGGCCTTGGCGCTCGTCTACTACACCTTTGCGGCCGTCCGAGGCAACACCAAGGCCGAGATGGCAACCGCTTTCCGGCACCACAACGGCATCGGAGCGAGCAAGAGCTGCGAATCGGCCGTGAAATACTACAAGCGAGTTGCCGACAAGGCCATCCGCTGGTACCGATCCGGACCTCCAGGAGGCATGTCGTGGGTCCATCAAGGGTggcgcatcgccgacgacgacggcggcatctacggcgagggcgccagCGCCTCGAGCTCCGGCATCAACTCTCGAAAGACGGTCCCCCACTCGGACGCACatgccgccatcggcgacgtcatcgagTACCTAGACCTCGTCTCGCAAAAGGGCGACTCGAAGGCGTCGTACAACCTCGGAAGGATCTACTACGAAGGACAGCGGGGTCTCGATAAGGATTTCGACCTGGCGAGGAAGTATTTTTTCCTCGTCGCGTCGAGATTCTGGAAAAAGGACAACCGCATTGCCGAGACGTACACGAAGGAGGTCGAGAAgatggcggccaaggcggccggctACATCGGCCGCATGTACCTGagaggcgacggcatggTCCAGAACTTTGAACGTGCCAAGATCTGGTTCGAGCGTGGCATCTCGCGCGGCGATGCGCAGTCGCAGTACGGCCGTGGCCTGATGCTGCTGAGCGGCTacggcggcaagggcaacGTCAAGCTCGCCATGGAAtactttgccgccgccgcgaacCAGGACTACGCGCCCGCCCAGGTGCAGATGGGCAAGCTCTACCTGGATCAGGGCGAGGCGGAGGACGTGCGAATCGCCAACAACCAGTTCGAGCTTGCCGCGAGGCACGGCAACATCGAGGCGAACTACTACCTGGCCGAGATGGTCCAccacggcgtcggcagggAAAAGCTCTGCGGCGTGGCGCTGAGCTACTACAAGACCGTTGCCGAGAAGGCGGAGCCGTTGGTGTCGTCCTGGGCCGACGCCAACGATGCGTACGAGTCGGAGGATCACGAGCTCGCCCTACTCCAGTACCTgatggccgccgagcagggTTACGAGAGGGCGCAGACCAACGTCGCCTTCATGCTCGACACGGCACAATCCAAGCTGCCGTCCATCCTGAAGTGGTTTCGCAAGGGCAAGAGCAGTCTCATGGACAATCCCGGGCTCGCGCTCATCTACTGGACTCGGTCGTCGAGGCAGTCGAATATCGATTCCATGGTCAAGATGggagactactactactacggcatcggcgccgggcgGGATGTCGGCAAGGCGGTCCAGTGCTACACCGGAGCGTCCGACTTTTCGCAGAGCGCCCAGGCTCTCTTCAATCTCGGGTGGATGCACGAGAACGGCATCGGACTGACGCAGGACTTTCACCTCGCCAAGCGCTATTACGACCACGCGCTCGAGGTGAACGAGGAAGCGTACCTCCCGGTGACGCTGAGCTTGCTGAAGCTTCGGATTCGGAGCGCTTGGAACACGATCACGCACGGCCCTGTCCATTCGATTCAAGACGAGCCAC GAACAAGCAAAGACTGGTCCTTGGCAGAGTGGATCGCCAACTTCCTCGACAACGACAACCTATActacgatgacgaggagtACCAGGAGAAATCATTCGACTCgaccatcggcgacggcgaggaaggtttcgacgacgacggcggcttgcTCGAGAGCTTtctcatcatcggcatcaccATGGCCCTCGTATTTCTTCTCTGGTGGCGGCAGAGGATGCAGCAAgcccaggcccaggccgaggaaggcCGGAGATGGAACCAGGGGCAACCGCATCCGGCTCAGGGCAACCGGGGGGACGGAGGAGCGGACTTTCGAGCGTGGGCGGCGGGAGGTCTGGGGCTGTAA
- a CDS encoding uracil-DNA glycosylase translates to MAGAVPRPLRPAVLWSSRTISSNRAAYPSPAKAIHSHLVLPIHELAFLIRRNTPLKIRTLATFPRASRQARGRPVFGSILPSLALRQPSTMSAVKRKGSSLATETEAKKPKANGNIASFFGAAPKPKSNGVSSPAPAVKFDKKKWVDGLTSEQKELLKLEIETLDDSWLAHLKDEVSSKEFLELKRFLGRETAAGKKWFPPQEDVYSWYVGRWSQAASSRPVPFRSDLTLPSCRSRHTPFHNVKVVIIGQDPYHNVNQAHGMAFSVRPPTPAPPSLKNMYIALKKDYPNFVSPPKNGGLLIPWADRGVLMLNTCLTVRAHDPASHSNRGWERFTQKVIDLVAQKRSRGVVFVAWGTPAGKRVQRVDRQKHLVLQSVHPSPLSASRGNFFDCGHFRKANDWLISRYGDDGEIDWALTPNTSTKKAGTPHADDKADAKPAARVAVPAEKPLDGGEDDIGSDDEEALEEALKLAEAEKQNKQDGQGTA, encoded by the coding sequence ATGGCTGGAGCTGTTCCGCGTCCGCTCAGACCTGCCGTCCTCTGGTCGTCACGAACAATTTCCTCCAACAGAGCGGCGTACCCGTCCCCTGCCAAGGCCATACATTCTCATCTTGTCCTTCCCATTCACGAGCTCGCGTTCCTCATCAGACGCAACACTCCCCTCAAGATTCGGACGCTTGCCACGTTCCCCAGAGCATCACGTCAAGCTCGTGGACGCCCCGTCTTCGGCTCGATCCTGCCATCCCTCGCCCTCCGACAGCCATCAACGATGTCGGCGGTCAAGAGAAAGGGAAGCTCATTGGCGACCGAGACGGAAGCCAAGAAGCCCAAGGCTAATGGCAACATTGCCTCATTCTTCGGCGCCGCGCCGAAGCCAAAGTCAAACGgcgtctcgtcgccggcgcctgcGGTCAAGTTCGACAAGAAGAAGTGGGTGGATGGCCTCACGTCGGAGCAAAAGGAACTCCTGAAACTGGAAATCGAGACTCTGGATGATAGTTGGCTGGCTCATCTCAAGGACGAGGTCTCCTCCAAGGAATTCCTCGAGCTCAAAAGGTTTCTCGGCAGGGAAACTGCGGCTGGGAAAAAGTGGTTTCCTCCGCAGGAGGACGTTTACTCTTGGTACGTCGGTCGATGGTCCCAAGCTGCCAGTTCCAGGCCAGTTCCGTTCCGTTCCGATCTAACCCTGCCTTCATGTAGGTCTCGCCACACCCCTTTCCACAATGTCAaggtcgtcatcatcggccaAGACCCCTACCACAACGTGAACCAAGCCCATGGCATGGCCTTTTCCGTCCGGCCTCCGACGCCCGCACCGCCTTCACTCAAGAACATGTACATCGCACTGAAGAAGGACTATCCCAATTTCGTGTCTCCGCCGAAGAATGGGGGTCTGCTCATTCCCTGGGCCGATCGTGGCGTTCTCATGCTCAACACCTGTCTGACGGTTCGCGCGCACGATCCCGCCTCGCACTCCAACCGCGGCTGGGAGCGTTTCACGCAAAAGGTCATCGACCTGGTCGCCCAGAAACGATCGCGGGGAGTCGTCTTCGTGGCCTGGGGCACGCCGGCCGGCAAGCGGGTGCAGAGGGTGGACAGACAGAAGCACCTGGTTCTGCAGAGCGTTCACCCGAGTCCGCTCAGCGCATCGAGGGGGAATTTCTTCGACTGCGGCCACTTCAGGAAGGCCAACGACTGGCTCATCTCGAGgtacggtgacgacggcgagattGACTGGGCCCTCACCCCGAACACGTCCACCAAGAAGGCCGGCACGCCACATGCGGACGACAAGGCCGACGCAAAGCCGGCCGCAAGGGTGGCCGTGCCCGCCGAAAAGCCACTCGATGGAGGGGAGGACGACAtcggctccgacgacgaggaagctcTCGAGGAAGCTCTCAAGCTAGCGGAAGCGGAGAAACAGAACAAACAGGACGGGCAAGGTACGgcttga
- a CDS encoding alanyl-tRNA synthetase, giving the protein MSEGKWPAQKVRQTFFDFFEQRGHSIVPSGSVVPHNDPTLLFTNAGMNQFKPIFLGTVGKTDPMFSLKRAADSQKVIRAGGKHNDLDDVGKDSYHHTFFEMLGNWSFGDYFKKEAIAMSWELLTKVYGLDPRRLYVTYFEGNPSLNLEPDLEAKELWKAVGVPEDQILPGDMKDNFWEMGDQGPCGPCSEVHYDKVGGGRNAAHIVNKDEPMVVEIWNIVFMQYDRQKDRSLKPLPAKHIDTGMGYERLVSALQDTESNYATDCFTPIFNQIQTVTGVRPYTDKYGKDDADGIDTAYRVVADHIRTLSFAISDGAVPNNDGRGYVIRRILRRGVRYARKYLNAEIGSFFSKILPALVDHMGTQFPELVKKRQDIEEILDEEEEAFARTLDRGEAQFEKYAAEAAKKNVTKLDGGVVWRLYDTFGFPVDLTKLMAEERGLDIDEAEVNAAKEKAREASKAVKGSADTFSKLNVHQIAELEQQLNVARTNDDAKFSKGDSKAKVQLVFDGKTFHRSTKDLPPATAIGILLDSTNFYAESGGQVADTGRVVIDDVVEFKVMDVQNFGGYILHSGYVEYGVLSAGDEVICEYDELRRSPIRNNHTGTHVLNHALREVLGEDINQKGSLVDSEKLRFDFSHKTQVKLDELQKIEDSSNAYIRRGSKVYAKDVDLDLAREIEGVRAVFGETYPNPVRVVSIGMDIDTMLKDPKKEEWRQYSVEFCGGTHVDHTGLIKDLVIVEESGIAKGIRRIIAYTGEAAHQVQREAVEFSKQLDALDALPFGPEKEAQLKAVSVALSQLVISTLTKDKLNQRFQKISTAVVNEQKKRQKAEAKTALDTVLKHFEKNEDSKWFVGRLPIGGNAKALAEVFKHFQGKEKEKSVYLFGGNEAEGTVVHGVFVGSHLSSQGVTAEQWAGSVSGVVGGRSGGKEPLRQGQGTNPERIDDGVEVAVKWLEEKLKL; this is encoded by the exons ATGAGTGAAGGCAAATGGCCAGCGCAAAAGGTGCGCCAGACCTTCTTCGATTTCTTCGAGCAGCGGGGTCACTCGATCG TCCCTtccggctccgtcgtcccTCACAATGACCCTACCCTGCTCTTCACCAACGCGGGCATGAACCAGTTCAAGCCCATCttcctcggcaccgtcggcaaAACCGACCCCATGTTTTCTCTGAagcgcgccgccgactcCCAAAAGGTCATCCGTGCCGGTGGCAAGCACAACgatctcgacgacgttggCAAGGACAGCTATCACCACACCTTCTTCGAGATGCTTGGCAACTGGTCCTTTGGCGACTACTTCAAGAAGGAGGCCATCGCCATGTCCTGGGAGCTCCTGACCAAGGTCTACGGTCTTGACCCCCGGCGCCTCTACGTCACCTACTTTGAGGGCAACCCCTCTCTCAACCTCGAgcccgacctcgaggccaaggagctgtggaaggccgtcggcgtccccGAGGACCAGATCCTCCCGGGAGACATGAAGGACAACTTCTGGGAGATGGGCGACCAGGGCCCCTGCGGACCCTGCAGCGAGGTGCACTACGacaaggtcggcggcggccgcaaCGCCGCGCACATTGTCAACAAGGACGAACCCATGGTCGTCGAGATCTGGAACATCGTCTTCATGCAGTATGACCGTCAAAAGGACAGGAGCCTGAAGCCCCTCCCCGCGAAGCACATCGACACCGGCATGGGCTACGAGCGTTTGGTCTCGGCCCTCCAGGACACCGAGTCCAACTACGCGACCGACTGCTTCACCCCCATCTTCAACCAGATCCAGACCGTCACAGGCGTCAGGCCCTACACCGACAAGTacggcaaggacgacgccgacggcatcgataCCGCCTAccgagtcgtcgccgaccacATCCGAACGCTCTCCTTTGCCAtctccgacggcgccgtgccCAAcaacgacggccgcggcTACGTCATCCGACGGATTCTCCGCCGAGGCGTTCGCTACGCACGAAAGTATCTCAACGCCGAGATcggctccttcttctccaagATCCTCCCCGCCTTGGTCGACCACATGGGCACCCAGTTCCCGGAGCTCGTCAAGAAGAGGCAGGACATCGAGGAGATTcttgacgaggaggaggaggcttTCGCGCGAACCCTCGACCGTGGCGAGGCCCAGTTTGAAAAgtacgcggccgaggcggccaagaagaatGTCACCAAgctcgatggcggcgtcgtctgGCGCCTGTACGATACTTTTGGCTTCCCCGTCGACTTGACGAAGCtgatggccgaggagcgcggtctcgacatcgacgaggccgaggtgaaCGCCGCCAAGGAaaaggcgagggaggcgagcaaggcggTCAAGGGCTCCGCCGATACCTTCTCCAAGCTCAACGTCCATCAgatcgccgagctcgagcagcagctcAACGTTGCTCGCAcaaacgacgacgccaagttCTCCAAGGGAGACAGCAAGGCCAAGGTGCAGCTCGTCTTCGACGGCAAGACCTTCCACAGGTCGACCAAGGACCTCCCGCCCGCCACGGCGATtggcatcctcctcgacagCACCAACTTTTACGCCGAGTCGGGTGGCCAGGTCGCCGACACGGGTCGagtcgtcatcgacgacgttgtCGAATTCAAGGTCATGGACGTGCAGAACTTTGGCGGCTACATCCTGCACAGCGGTTACGTCGAGTACGGCGtgctctcggccggcgacgaggtcatcTGCGAGTACGACGAGCTTCGACGGTCGCCCATCCGCAACAACCACACCGGCACCCACGTTCTCAACCACGCTCTGAGGGaagtcctcggcgaggacatCAACCAGAAAggctccctcgtcgacaGCGAGAAGCTGCGCTTCGACTTTTCCCACAAGACGCAGGTCAAGCTCGATGAGCTGCAGAAGATCGAGGACTCTTCGAATGCCTACATCCGCAGGGGCTCCAAGGTGTACGCCAAGGACGTCGACCTGGATCTTGCCCGCGAGATTGAGGGTGTCCGTGCCGTCTTCGGCGAGACGTATCCCAACCCCGTGCGTGTCGTGTCGATCGGCATGGACATCGACACCATGCTCAAGGACCCGAAGAAGGAGGAGTGGCGCCAGTACAGCGTCGAGTTCTGCGGTGGCACCCACGTCGACCACACGGGTCTCATCAAggacctcgtcatcgtcgaggagagcggcATCGCCAAGGGCATCCGTCGCATCATCGCCTACaccggcgaggcggcgcaCCAGGTCCAGCGCGAGGCTGTCGAGTTCTCCAAGCAGCTGGATGCCCTCGACGCGCTGCCTTTCGGCCCCGAGAAGGAGGCGCAGCTCAAGGCCGTCTCGGTCGCGCTCAGCCAGCTGGTCATCTCGACACTCACCAAGGACAAGTTGAACCAGCGGTTCCAGAAGAtttcgacggccgtcgtcaacgaGCAGAAGAAGCGGCagaaggccgaggccaagacggCGCTCGACACGGTGCTCAAGCACTTTGAAAAGAACGAGGACTCAAAATGGTTCGTCGGCAGGCTGCCCATCGGCGGCAACGCCaaggccctcgccgaggtctTCAAGCATTTCCAGggcaaggagaaggagaagtCGGTGTACCTGTTCGGCGGCAACGAAGCGGAGGGAACGGTCGTGCACGGCGTCTTTGTCGGATCG CACCTGTCGTCTCAAGGCGTCACCGCTGAGCAGTGGGCAGGCTCCGtctccggcgtcgtcggcggccgctccGGCGGAAAGGAGCCTTTGCGCCAGGGCCAGGGTACGAACCCGGAGAGGATTGACGATGGCGTAGAGGTGGCTGTCAAGTGGCTGGAAGAGAAGTTGAAGCTGTGA